The Pontibacter pudoricolor genome contains a region encoding:
- the rpsL gene encoding 30S ribosomal protein S12, which translates to MPTIQQLVRKGREKLTYNSKSPALDACPQRRGVCTRVYTTTPKKPNSAMRKVARVRLTNGKEVNAYIPGEGHNLQEHSIVLIRGGRVKDLPGVRYHIVRGALDTAGVNGRLQSRSKYGAKRPKPGQAPAAAGKGKKK; encoded by the coding sequence ATGCCTACTATACAGCAATTAGTAAGAAAAGGTAGAGAGAAACTGACTTATAATTCTAAGTCTCCTGCCTTGGATGCATGCCCTCAGCGACGTGGTGTATGCACAAGAGTGTACACAACTACGCCAAAGAAACCAAACTCTGCAATGCGTAAAGTTGCAAGGGTAAGATTAACAAATGGTAAGGAAGTTAACGCTTACATACCAGGTGAAGGTCACAACCTACAGGAACACTCTATTGTTCTCATCAGAGGTGGTAGAGTAAAAGACCTTCCGGGTGTTCGTTACCACATCGTTCGTGGTGCATTGGATACCGCAGGTGTAAATGGTCGTCTGCAGTCCCGTTCTAAATACGGTGCTAAGAGACCTAAGCCAGGTCAAGCTCCAGCGGCTGCCGGAAAAGGTAAAAAGAAATAA
- the rpsG gene encoding 30S ribosomal protein S7 encodes MRKAKPKSRILLPDPKYKETLVTRFVNYLMVDGKKSVAYGIFYDAVDLVEQRTKENGLETWKKALNNIMPSVEVKSRRVGGATFQVPTEVRPDRRVSLGIKWMISYSRKRGEKTMKDKLAGEIIAAAKGEGAAVKKKDDTHRMAEANKAFSHFRF; translated from the coding sequence ATGAGAAAAGCAAAGCCGAAGAGTAGAATTCTCCTTCCAGATCCAAAATACAAAGAGACATTAGTAACACGTTTTGTAAACTACCTGATGGTGGATGGCAAGAAAAGCGTTGCTTATGGAATTTTCTATGATGCTGTAGATCTAGTAGAGCAAAGAACAAAAGAGAACGGACTTGAAACTTGGAAAAAAGCATTGAATAACATCATGCCAAGTGTAGAAGTGAAAAGCCGTCGTGTTGGAGGAGCTACTTTCCAAGTGCCGACTGAGGTTCGTCCGGACCGCAGAGTATCTCTGGGAATCAAATGGATGATTTCCTACTCACGCAAGAGAGGTGAGAAGACGATGAAGGATAAATTAGCAGGTGAAATTATTGCAGCTGCTAAAGGTGAAGGTGCTGCCGTTAAGAAAAAAGACGATACGCACAGAATGGCGGAAGCCAACAAAGCATTCTCACACTTTAGATTCTAG
- the rpsJ gene encoding 30S ribosomal protein S10, protein MNQKIRIKLKSYDHNLVDKSSEKIVKAVKATGAIVSGPIPLPTEKDKFTVLRSPHVNKKSREQFQLCTYKRLVDIYSTSSKTVDALMKLELPSGVDVEIKV, encoded by the coding sequence ATGAATCAGAAAATAAGAATTAAATTAAAATCTTACGATCACAATTTAGTTGATAAGTCATCTGAGAAGATCGTTAAAGCAGTAAAAGCAACAGGTGCTATAGTTAGTGGTCCAATTCCACTTCCTACAGAGAAAGATAAATTCACTGTTCTTCGCTCTCCACACGTAAACAAGAAGTCACGTGAGCAGTTCCAGCTGTGCACTTACAAAAGACTGGTTGATATCTATTCAACAAGCTCTAAAACTGTAGATGCGTTAATGAAACTAGAATTACCAAGTGGTGTTGATGTAGAGATCAAAGTTTGA
- the fusA gene encoding elongation factor G, with amino-acid sequence MARDLKYTRNIGIAAHIDAGKTTTTERILYYTGKSHKLGETHEGSATTDWMEQEQERGITITSAAVTVNWPYRGNDYHINIIDTPGHVDFTVEVNRSLRVLDGLVFLFSAVDGVEPQSETNWRLADNYKVARLGFVNKMDRSGADFLAVCKQVKEMLGSNAVALQLPIGSEDNFRGVVDLVNFRGIVWNESDKGMTFTEVPIPDDMLEEAEEYREKLLEAVADYDERLMEKYFEDPASITEAEILTALRAATIDMAIVPMLCGSSFKNKGVQTMLDYVMALLPSPMDKESIIGTDPDTGNEIARKPSAAEPFAGLAFKIATDPYVGRLCFVRAYSGVLEAGSYVYNTRSNNKERISRIFQMHANKQNQIERLEAGDIAAVVGFKDIKTGDTLCEQGHKIVLESMDFPEPVIGYAIEPKTQADSDKMGMAIAKLVEEDPTLQVNTDEETGQTILRGMGELHLEIIIDRMKREFKVELNQGAPQVAYKEAITKTVEHREVFKKQSGGRGKFADIVFTMGPREDGKQGLEFENAIVGGVIPREFIPAVQKGFEEAMKNGILAGFPIDSMKVRLFHGSFHDVDSDSLSFELAARQGFKEAGKQCAPKLLEPIMAVDVVTPDEYTGPVTGDLNRRRGIMKGMDTKGTSTVVKADVPLSELFGYVTDLRTITSGRATASLTFAHYEQVPQNLADGIIAKIKGTSAK; translated from the coding sequence ATGGCAAGAGACTTAAAATATACCAGAAATATCGGTATAGCCGCGCACATCGATGCCGGTAAAACCACTACGACTGAGCGTATTCTTTATTACACTGGTAAATCACACAAGTTAGGTGAAACGCACGAAGGTTCTGCAACTACCGACTGGATGGAGCAGGAGCAGGAGCGTGGTATTACCATTACATCTGCAGCGGTAACAGTTAACTGGCCATACAGAGGTAACGACTACCATATCAACATTATTGACACACCGGGTCACGTTGACTTTACAGTGGAAGTAAACCGTTCACTTCGCGTATTGGATGGTCTGGTGTTCCTGTTTTCAGCTGTTGATGGTGTTGAGCCTCAGTCTGAAACAAACTGGCGTCTTGCTGACAACTATAAAGTTGCTCGTCTTGGTTTCGTAAACAAAATGGACCGTTCTGGTGCCGATTTCCTTGCTGTATGTAAGCAAGTGAAAGAAATGCTTGGTAGCAATGCCGTAGCACTTCAATTACCAATTGGTTCAGAAGATAATTTCAGAGGCGTAGTTGACCTAGTTAACTTCCGAGGTATAGTTTGGAATGAATCCGATAAAGGCATGACCTTTACTGAAGTGCCGATTCCGGATGATATGTTGGAAGAAGCTGAGGAATACAGAGAGAAACTTCTGGAAGCAGTAGCTGACTATGACGAAAGATTAATGGAGAAATACTTCGAAGATCCTGCGTCAATAACAGAAGCTGAAATTCTTACAGCTCTTCGCGCTGCAACTATAGATATGGCTATCGTTCCAATGCTTTGTGGTTCTTCTTTCAAGAACAAAGGTGTACAGACGATGCTAGACTATGTGATGGCTTTATTACCATCTCCGATGGATAAAGAAAGCATTATTGGTACTGATCCTGATACAGGCAACGAAATAGCTCGCAAGCCAAGTGCAGCAGAACCATTCGCAGGACTTGCATTTAAGATCGCAACAGACCCTTATGTAGGCCGTTTGTGCTTTGTGAGAGCGTACTCAGGTGTGCTTGAAGCAGGATCTTATGTGTATAACACTAGGTCAAATAATAAAGAACGGATCTCTCGTATCTTCCAGATGCATGCAAATAAGCAGAACCAGATCGAAAGACTGGAAGCTGGTGATATTGCAGCAGTTGTAGGATTTAAAGATATCAAGACAGGGGATACACTTTGTGAGCAAGGACATAAGATAGTTCTTGAATCAATGGATTTCCCTGAACCGGTAATTGGATATGCTATTGAGCCAAAAACTCAGGCTGACTCTGATAAAATGGGTATGGCTATTGCCAAACTTGTTGAAGAAGATCCAACACTACAGGTTAATACTGATGAAGAGACTGGACAAACTATTCTTCGTGGAATGGGTGAACTACACCTTGAGATCATTATAGATCGTATGAAGCGTGAGTTCAAAGTTGAGTTGAACCAGGGTGCACCACAAGTAGCTTACAAAGAAGCAATCACGAAAACTGTTGAGCACAGAGAAGTGTTCAAGAAGCAGTCAGGTGGTCGTGGTAAGTTTGCTGATATCGTGTTCACAATGGGACCACGCGAAGATGGTAAGCAGGGACTTGAGTTTGAGAATGCAATTGTAGGTGGTGTGATTCCAAGAGAATTCATTCCAGCTGTTCAGAAAGGTTTCGAAGAAGCAATGAAGAATGGTATCCTGGCAGGCTTCCCAATCGACTCGATGAAAGTGCGTCTGTTCCATGGTTCATTCCACGATGTTGACTCTGACTCATTATCATTTGAATTAGCAGCTCGTCAAGGTTTCAAAGAGGCAGGTAAGCAGTGTGCTCCTAAACTTCTAGAGCCTATCATGGCGGTTGATGTTGTTACTCCAGATGAGTACACAGGTCCTGTAACTGGTGACTTGAACAGAAGAAGAGGTATTATGAAAGGTATGGATACAAAAGGTACATCAACTGTAGTTAAAGCAGATGTTCCTTTATCAGAACTTTTCGGTTATGTTACCGACCTTCGTACTATTACATCAGGTAGAGCTACAGCTTCTCTAACATTTGCTCATTATGAGCAAGTACCTCAGAACTTAGCAGATGGCATTATCGCCAAAATTAAAGGAACGTCAGCTAAATAG
- a CDS encoding DUF3467 domain-containing protein: MAEEQQNQNQINIELTEEVAEGQYANLAMIAHSSSEFVIDFIRLMPGLPKAKVKSRVVITPEHAKRLLAALADNIKKYENSFGEIKQANEAPSFPMNFGGTVGEA; the protein is encoded by the coding sequence ATGGCAGAAGAACAGCAGAACCAGAATCAAATTAACATTGAGTTAACGGAAGAAGTAGCAGAAGGGCAATATGCAAATCTTGCCATGATCGCTCATTCCAGCAGCGAATTTGTTATTGATTTTATTCGACTGATGCCAGGTTTGCCAAAAGCAAAAGTTAAATCAAGAGTTGTTATCACCCCAGAGCATGCTAAAAGATTATTAGCAGCTCTGGCTGATAACATCAAGAAATATGAAAATAGCTTTGGCGAAATAAAGCAGGCAAATGAAGCACCATCTTTCCCGATGAACTTCGGAGGGACAGTTGGCGAAGCATAA